From the genome of Candidatus Rokuibacteriota bacterium:
CGACCCAGGGCCTCGTGGTCCAGCGTGTCGAGGAGGGCAGCCCCGCCGCCGACGCGGGCTTCGAGCGCGGCGACGTGATCGTGGAAGTGGACAAGAAGCCTATCAAGAGCGTGGCCGAGCTCCGCGAGTCCGTGGACAAGCGCGCCAAGGGCAAGCCGATGCTCTTCCGGATCCAGCGTCAGGACGCGAGCCTCTTCCTCACCGTCACCGTCTAGCGGTCCAGCTCAGCGGACCCGCCGTCGCTGCGAAGCGCCGGCGGGTCCCCGTAGCGCGCCGTCACGCGCGTACGTCAGTGCCAGGCTAACCTGTCTCTCCCGTCCTGCGAGGGTCGTCAGGGTCTCTCCGTGCTGTATCGTTTTCTGAGCACTGGCGCGTTTCGCCGTCAGCGTTACGCAGGAGCGTGGACTTCCCCACGTGGCGCTACGAACCCCGCTGTGATAAGGAAGACCCTTGGGGAAAAACCTCGGGTGAGGCGGGTCATGACTGAGAACGGGCTTCATGTTATCTACGCTCACCGGCAAAGGAGGCATGGGATGGAGACATCTAGACTCGATACCCCGGTTCCGGGGGCGGCGCCAAGATGGCAGCTCACGGCACCGGAGTCGTATGTGCTCCTGAACGGTCCGCGGGCGAGCGGTGTAGAGGCCTTCAAGAAGGGGCTGCTCGAGCTCGTCGCTCGTGGTGTGCGGATCAAGGACTTGCCAAAGTCCGCGCGCGACCGCGGCATGCCAGTGAAGGGCTACACACGCGGAGTGGTAGTGCCCGCGCTGATGGAGCGCGGGCTCTATCGGCGCGAGGAATACAGGGTGCTGGGACTGT
Proteins encoded in this window:
- a CDS encoding PDZ domain-containing protein, giving the protein TQGLVVQRVEEGSPAADAGFERGDVIVEVDKKPIKSVAELRESVDKRAKGKPMLFRIQRQDASLFLTVTV